A stretch of Imperialibacter roseus DNA encodes these proteins:
- a CDS encoding WD40/YVTN/BNR-like repeat-containing protein, with protein MKRLALPLLLVTFAVTALAQRKAQTTQPPKTIDQKYFSEMKYRSVGPSRGGRATAVAGIPQSPYTFYMGSQGGGVWKTDDAGWNWENITDGQFQVGSIGAITVAPSDPNVIYVGTGSACLRGNVSPGIGVYKTMDEGKTWDFIGLPNAGQIGKIVVHPSNPDIAMVAALGNAFGPNPDRGVYKTIDGGKSWKKTLFVSDSTGAIDIEMNPANPRIMYAAMWRADRKPWAMTDGGMEGGIWKSKDMGETWEKLEGGLPTGLLGRIGLAISPAQPDRVWALIQTADESKGGVYRTDDAGGSWKKINRDHELRQRGWYYTHITADPKDANTVYVNNVGFYKSIDGGKTFDTRIRVPHGDNHGLWINPDNTDIMIHCNDGGATVSINGGKSWSHQQNQPTSEFYRVTVDNQFPYRLYAGQQDNTTISVPSYSSGSLTDTEEWFGVGGGESADVAVDPTNPDIIYATSYSGEITFYNKKTGEMRQVTAYPHYTEGTEQRKLKYRWQWNFPVLISKFNTNVIYDGSNYVHKSTNKGQSWEVISPDLTTKFAETLGIPGGPIQHDGTGVEVYSSIFALEESPFNEGELWAGSDDGLVHITRDGGKSWKNITPPGMPAMGTVNKIELSSHQAGRAFVAVYKYRRKDFSPYIFMTNDFGATWSTLTNGKNGIPANHFVRAIAEDPDRKGLLYAGTEFGMYLSFDEGKNWQPFQLNLPVTPITDMEVHEKDLVISTQGRAFWILDDLTPLHQLNDALMARDAFLYKPRDTYRTNVGGWNGRSADINFFVSKTDDKVTLEIMDARDVTPVVYSSKPDKAKGEKELELKEGMNSLSWNLMYPGPKMADNFMAMVFSANRTPGPKAVLGTYSVKLTAGDYSQTETFELKADPRWPHITTADYQAQFDLASEMTDYITKSQDLIRNMRAIREQAKAIAERSEKAGYSSEIKDKATALNKKLTEAEDAIFQNQIETSQDEINFERKFTNHIARLYGVVIDDHNKPTAGMLERYDDLKKQFIDLRKPYDEVLTTDFPAFNQLLEKENVPRIITEK; from the coding sequence ATGAAAAGACTTGCGCTCCCCTTGCTGCTAGTGACTTTTGCAGTAACCGCCCTGGCACAACGAAAAGCCCAGACAACCCAACCTCCCAAAACCATTGACCAAAAGTATTTCTCGGAAATGAAATACCGGTCAGTTGGCCCCTCCAGAGGCGGAAGAGCCACTGCAGTTGCCGGTATACCTCAAAGCCCCTACACCTTCTACATGGGATCGCAGGGCGGCGGCGTTTGGAAAACAGACGACGCAGGCTGGAACTGGGAGAATATCACTGACGGCCAGTTTCAGGTGGGCTCCATTGGTGCTATTACCGTGGCTCCCTCCGACCCCAACGTGATCTACGTCGGCACTGGCTCTGCCTGCCTCAGAGGCAATGTTTCTCCCGGCATTGGCGTCTACAAAACCATGGACGAAGGGAAAACATGGGATTTTATTGGGCTACCCAATGCCGGACAGATCGGTAAAATTGTTGTTCATCCCTCTAATCCTGACATTGCCATGGTAGCAGCTCTGGGTAACGCTTTCGGCCCCAACCCGGACAGAGGAGTGTACAAAACCATTGATGGAGGCAAAAGCTGGAAAAAAACGCTATTCGTAAGCGACAGCACAGGCGCTATAGATATAGAGATGAACCCCGCCAACCCTCGCATCATGTATGCGGCGATGTGGCGTGCGGATCGCAAACCCTGGGCCATGACAGACGGCGGTATGGAAGGCGGCATCTGGAAGTCGAAAGACATGGGTGAGACCTGGGAAAAGCTGGAAGGCGGACTGCCGACCGGGCTTCTTGGCCGCATCGGACTAGCCATTTCACCTGCTCAACCTGATCGTGTTTGGGCACTGATACAAACGGCCGACGAAAGCAAAGGCGGGGTGTACCGAACCGACGACGCCGGTGGTTCCTGGAAGAAAATCAATCGGGACCACGAGCTTCGCCAGCGGGGCTGGTATTACACCCATATTACCGCCGACCCGAAAGATGCCAACACAGTGTACGTCAACAACGTGGGCTTCTACAAATCGATTGACGGGGGCAAAACATTCGATACCCGCATAAGAGTGCCCCATGGCGATAACCACGGCCTTTGGATCAATCCCGACAACACGGACATTATGATCCACTGCAACGATGGTGGCGCTACTGTATCTATCAACGGAGGCAAAAGCTGGTCGCACCAGCAGAACCAGCCCACGTCGGAGTTCTACAGAGTCACTGTCGACAACCAGTTTCCTTACCGTCTCTATGCCGGCCAGCAGGACAACACTACCATCTCGGTTCCCTCCTACTCTTCCGGCTCTCTCACCGACACCGAAGAGTGGTTCGGTGTTGGCGGCGGCGAATCAGCCGATGTAGCCGTAGACCCGACCAACCCCGACATCATTTATGCAACAAGCTACAGCGGCGAGATAACTTTCTACAACAAGAAAACCGGCGAAATGCGCCAGGTAACGGCCTACCCTCACTATACAGAAGGTACCGAGCAAAGAAAGCTCAAGTACCGCTGGCAGTGGAATTTCCCTGTACTGATTTCAAAATTCAACACAAACGTTATTTACGACGGCTCCAACTATGTGCACAAGTCAACTAACAAAGGGCAGTCGTGGGAAGTGATAAGCCCGGATCTTACCACTAAGTTCGCTGAAACGTTGGGTATCCCTGGTGGCCCTATTCAGCACGACGGCACAGGTGTAGAAGTGTACTCAAGCATCTTTGCGCTGGAGGAGTCACCCTTCAATGAAGGTGAGCTGTGGGCCGGTTCCGACGATGGGCTGGTGCACATCACGAGAGACGGCGGCAAGTCGTGGAAAAACATCACCCCTCCCGGCATGCCCGCCATGGGCACTGTGAACAAGATTGAGCTATCGTCTCATCAGGCCGGAAGAGCGTTCGTGGCTGTGTACAAATACCGCAGGAAGGATTTCAGCCCTTACATTTTCATGACCAACGACTTTGGTGCTACCTGGTCGACGCTGACCAACGGTAAAAACGGCATTCCTGCAAATCACTTTGTACGAGCCATCGCTGAAGACCCCGACAGAAAAGGGCTCCTCTACGCCGGCACAGAATTCGGTATGTACCTGTCCTTCGATGAGGGTAAAAACTGGCAACCCTTTCAGCTTAACTTGCCTGTAACGCCTATTACCGACATGGAAGTACATGAGAAAGACCTTGTCATCAGCACCCAGGGCCGGGCTTTTTGGATACTGGACGATCTTACACCCCTGCACCAGCTCAACGATGCCCTGATGGCAAGGGATGCCTTCCTTTACAAGCCCAGAGACACCTACAGAACCAATGTAGGCGGCTGGAACGGGCGGTCAGCAGATATCAACTTCTTTGTGAGTAAGACCGACGACAAAGTGACTTTAGAAATAATGGATGCGAGGGATGTTACTCCGGTGGTTTACTCAAGCAAACCCGACAAGGCAAAGGGAGAAAAAGAGTTGGAACTAAAAGAAGGCATGAACAGCCTGTCGTGGAACCTGATGTACCCCGGCCCAAAAATGGCTGATAACTTTATGGCGATGGTGTTCAGCGCTAACAGAACGCCTGGCCCAAAAGCTGTGCTTGGCACCTACTCCGTGAAACTAACGGCTGGAGACTATTCCCAAACCGAGACCTTTGAGTTAAAGGCAGACCCTCGCTGGCCTCACATTACAACAGCCGACTACCAGGCCCAATTTGATCTCGCTTCAGAAATGACCGACTACATCACCAAAAGCCAGGATTTGATCAGAAACATGAGGGCTATCAGGGAGCAGGCAAAGGCCATTGCAGAAAGGTCGGAAAAAGCCGGCTATTCGTCAGAAATTAAAGATAAGGCAACGGCATTGAACAAGAAGCTGACCGAAGCAGAAGATGCGATCTTCCAAAATCAAATTGAAACCAGCCAGGACGAAATCAATTTTGAGAGGAAGTTCACTAACCACATAGCCAGGCTTTACGGTGTGGTGATTGACGATCACAATAAACCAACAGCAGGCATGCTGGAGCGCTACGACGATCTCAAAAAACAGTTTATTGACCTAAGAAAGCCGTATGATGAAGTATTGACGACTGACTTCCCTGCTTTCAATCAGTTGCTGGAAAAAGAAAACGTGCCCAGAATAATTACAGAGAAATAG
- a CDS encoding DEAD/DEAH box helicase encodes MSIFSELGLSEPLLRVLPELGFESPSPIQQQSIPLLISEPIDFIGLAQTGTGKTAAFGLPLLDHVDSSDLTTQALIIAPTRELCQQIAAQLVAFAKYYPNLRIQTVYGGAPIGPQIKAIKAGVQIIVATPGRLIDLIDRKVVKIETIDIVVLDEADEMLNMGFKEDIDAILSHTPEEKATWLFSATMPREIRSLIKKFMKDPVEVSVQSGNVVNTNIEHQYAVIRASDKIEVLRRFIDFQPDMLGIVFCRTKIDTQNLAVELTQSGYHAEALHGDLSQQQRDQVMKKFKAHAVRLLIATDVAARGIDVNDLSHVIHFSLPDDSEYYTHRSGRTARAGKTGISLALITHHDIRKIRFIEKKLGIGMKKVQVPAVSQILNSRLEHWADKVMETEVNESLDIKIHEKVVAMFAEMNQETLLAKLLSRQMELIGYKEVSDKNLNDDRTGDRGNDRGMERRGDRRERDGRRDRNDFGSERRSDRRDDRPDRRSDRPDRGFDKPARAERPSRPERSDRPVRSESNDRPVRSERRERTNSETGSGPAGKGMDRFFINIGSMDQVNKGELLKFICDQTKLRKDDIGQIQLNKSHSFFEVDAKSAGKVASSFKGLVIDGRELRVNKDEPKG; translated from the coding sequence ATGAGTATATTTTCTGAGCTTGGGTTATCAGAGCCCTTGCTAAGGGTTCTTCCCGAATTGGGGTTTGAATCTCCTTCTCCCATCCAACAGCAGTCCATTCCGTTATTAATAAGTGAGCCCATCGATTTTATTGGCCTTGCTCAAACGGGAACAGGAAAAACTGCGGCCTTTGGTTTGCCGCTGCTGGACCATGTGGATAGTAGTGATCTTACCACACAGGCGCTGATTATAGCGCCAACACGTGAGTTGTGCCAGCAGATTGCGGCGCAGCTTGTAGCATTTGCCAAGTATTATCCCAATTTACGTATTCAGACAGTTTATGGTGGAGCGCCAATAGGCCCTCAGATAAAAGCCATAAAAGCCGGAGTGCAGATCATTGTGGCAACTCCCGGCAGACTCATAGACCTGATTGACAGAAAGGTCGTGAAAATTGAGACCATTGACATTGTCGTTCTCGATGAAGCGGACGAAATGCTCAACATGGGCTTCAAAGAAGACATTGACGCCATTTTGTCCCACACACCGGAGGAGAAAGCCACTTGGCTTTTTTCGGCTACCATGCCTCGTGAAATCAGATCATTGATCAAGAAGTTCATGAAGGATCCTGTGGAGGTTTCGGTGCAGTCGGGTAATGTGGTGAATACCAATATTGAACATCAGTATGCCGTTATCAGGGCGTCCGACAAAATAGAGGTGCTTCGGAGATTTATCGACTTCCAGCCTGACATGCTGGGTATTGTGTTTTGCCGAACCAAGATAGATACCCAAAACCTGGCTGTAGAGCTTACACAAAGTGGCTATCATGCTGAAGCTTTGCATGGAGACCTTTCGCAACAGCAGCGTGACCAGGTGATGAAGAAATTCAAAGCCCATGCCGTTCGCCTGCTGATTGCTACCGACGTGGCTGCCAGGGGCATTGATGTGAACGACCTGAGTCACGTGATTCACTTCTCTTTACCAGATGATTCGGAATATTACACGCACCGAAGCGGCAGAACAGCAAGGGCGGGTAAAACAGGTATTTCTCTGGCACTGATTACGCACCATGACATCCGTAAAATCCGCTTCATTGAAAAGAAGCTGGGCATTGGGATGAAGAAAGTGCAGGTGCCGGCAGTTAGTCAGATATTGAACAGTCGGCTTGAGCACTGGGCTGACAAAGTGATGGAAACTGAGGTAAACGAAAGCCTCGACATCAAAATTCACGAGAAGGTGGTAGCCATGTTTGCTGAGATGAACCAGGAAACCTTGCTTGCCAAGCTTTTGTCGAGACAAATGGAGCTTATAGGCTACAAAGAAGTGTCGGACAAGAACCTGAACGATGACCGTACCGGAGACCGGGGCAATGACCGGGGCATGGAACGCAGAGGTGACCGCCGTGAAAGGGATGGCAGAAGGGATCGCAACGATTTCGGCAGCGAAAGAAGAAGTGACCGCAGAGACGATCGTCCCGACAGGCGAAGTGATCGCCCTGATCGTGGCTTTGACAAACCAGCTAGAGCTGAAAGGCCTTCGAGACCCGAAAGAAGTGATAGACCTGTGAGGTCTGAGAGCAACGACCGGCCAGTGAGGTCTGAGAGGCGTGAAAGAACAAACAGTGAAACTGGTTCCGGGCCAGCAGGCAAGGGCATGGATCGCTTTTTTATCAACATCGGTAGTATGGACCAAGTGAATAAGGGCGAATTGCTCAAATTCATTTGTGATCAGACGAAGCTGAGAAAAGACGATATAGGACAGATTCAGCTCAACAAGAGCCATTCGTTTTTTGAGGTGGACGCAAAGAGCGCCGGTAAAGTGGCAAGCAGCTTCAAAGGGCTGGTGATTGACGGCCGGGAGCTGAGAGTGAACAAAGACGAACCGAAAGGATAA
- a CDS encoding DNA polymerase III subunit alpha codes for MYLNTHSYYSFKYGTMSPNELLEEARTKGVFTLCLTDINSTAGCLEFVREASKYGIRPILGVDFRNHLQQLYIAIARNNEGFQEINEHLSKHLREGSPPIPSGAPQKWQNVTVIYPWEIYRKSLHNLLPHEWVGIKPHEITYLHLQKESLPKNKLVALVTSTFRHKRDYNTHRLLRAIAENALLTKLEPWQLAGDVDHFYSPAELATIYKETPQLLLNAERIAGESGIFFDFSDDRPHQNLKTYTGSETNDFQLISKLCQDGVSYRYGKPTRQIQERINKELETIRAKGFVAYFLINWDILRYARSKDYFYVGRGSGANSIVAYLLHITDVDPIELDLYFERFINLYRTNPPDFDIDFSWRDREDITQYIFNRFPNAALLATYSTFQYKSVARELGKVFGLPSIEIEEMNTSTKSGKVPDQLVQKIMSYSQLIHDFPSHLSIHAGGILIGEKPMTYFTATHLPPKGFPTTMFDMVLAEDVGLYKFDILSQRGLGKIKEAIDIISNNNPADPKIDIHDIKRFKKDERVKELLREGKAIGCFYVESPAMRMLLKKLKVDDYLGLVAASSIIRPGVARSGMMREYILRFRFPERRKDAHRVMMDIMPETYGIMVYQEDVIKVAHMFAGLSLAEADVLRRGMSGKFRSREEFQEVRERFFNNCCEKGYDKKLTEEVWHQIESFAGYAFSKGHSASYAVESYQSLFLKAYYPLEYMVATLNNGGGFYKPELYAHEAKMHGAIIEAPCVNKSENQTTIDGKTITIGLGSVKDLEATTIERVLGSRHKKGLFLSLEDLVSRTGISLDQLTLLLRVGALRYTGKTKQRLLWESHYMFGKMGGAKSKMQEQQLFGLPSIKDFELPALTVDPLDNAFDELDLLGYPLCDPFLLLRDIPFEPVMASQFPAYLGKTVTMLGYLIATKNTSTLKGDAMHFGTFIDQEGNFIDTTHFPQVARKHPFRGKGFYRLTGKVVDEFGFYSLEVSEMEKEALLSSIKMQNA; via the coding sequence TTGTACCTCAACACCCACTCTTATTACAGCTTCAAATACGGCACTATGAGCCCCAACGAGCTCCTTGAGGAAGCCAGAACGAAGGGTGTGTTCACACTGTGCCTGACCGACATTAATTCAACCGCCGGTTGTCTTGAGTTTGTAAGAGAGGCTTCCAAATATGGCATCAGGCCCATTCTGGGGGTTGATTTCCGGAATCACCTTCAGCAGCTCTACATCGCTATAGCCAGGAACAATGAGGGCTTTCAGGAAATAAACGAACACCTTTCAAAGCACCTCAGAGAAGGCTCACCGCCCATTCCGTCGGGTGCGCCTCAAAAGTGGCAAAATGTCACCGTCATCTATCCGTGGGAGATTTATAGAAAAAGCCTTCACAACTTGCTTCCCCACGAATGGGTTGGCATCAAACCGCATGAAATTACCTATCTGCACTTGCAGAAAGAGTCTCTCCCAAAGAATAAGCTTGTTGCATTGGTAACTTCCACATTCAGGCACAAAAGAGACTACAACACACACCGGCTGTTAAGGGCTATTGCTGAAAATGCTCTGCTGACCAAGCTCGAACCCTGGCAGCTGGCTGGCGATGTCGACCACTTTTACTCGCCCGCAGAGCTGGCAACCATCTACAAAGAAACCCCACAATTACTGCTCAATGCTGAGCGAATAGCCGGTGAATCCGGGATATTTTTTGATTTCAGCGACGACCGGCCCCACCAAAACCTAAAAACCTATACTGGTTCGGAGACAAACGACTTCCAGCTCATTTCCAAACTTTGTCAGGATGGCGTCTCTTATCGCTACGGAAAACCCACCCGACAAATTCAGGAGCGGATCAACAAAGAGCTGGAAACTATCCGTGCAAAAGGATTTGTAGCCTACTTTCTTATCAACTGGGACATTCTCCGGTACGCCCGCAGCAAAGACTACTTCTACGTCGGGCGGGGCAGCGGTGCCAACAGCATTGTGGCCTACCTGCTGCACATAACCGATGTGGATCCGATTGAGCTTGATCTCTATTTCGAGCGCTTCATTAACCTTTACAGAACAAATCCTCCCGATTTCGATATCGACTTTTCGTGGAGAGACAGAGAGGATATTACTCAATATATTTTCAACCGCTTCCCAAACGCTGCGTTGCTGGCTACCTACAGCACATTCCAGTACAAATCGGTGGCGAGGGAGTTAGGAAAAGTTTTTGGACTTCCTTCTATCGAAATCGAAGAGATGAATACCAGCACAAAAAGCGGGAAGGTGCCCGATCAATTGGTGCAGAAGATCATGAGCTATAGTCAGCTTATCCACGACTTTCCCAGCCACCTGAGTATCCACGCAGGAGGCATTCTGATCGGTGAAAAACCGATGACTTATTTCACCGCCACTCACCTGCCACCTAAAGGATTTCCCACCACCATGTTCGACATGGTGCTTGCCGAAGACGTTGGTCTGTACAAGTTCGACATTCTGAGCCAGCGTGGTCTTGGGAAAATAAAAGAAGCGATTGACATCATCAGCAACAACAATCCGGCTGATCCAAAAATCGACATCCACGATATCAAAAGATTCAAAAAGGATGAAAGGGTGAAGGAGCTTCTCAGAGAGGGTAAAGCGATCGGCTGTTTTTATGTCGAGTCGCCTGCCATGCGTATGCTGCTCAAAAAACTGAAGGTAGACGACTACCTCGGCCTGGTGGCCGCCAGTTCCATCATAAGGCCTGGCGTGGCAAGGTCGGGCATGATGAGAGAGTATATTCTCCGCTTCCGTTTTCCTGAGCGAAGAAAAGATGCCCACCGGGTGATGATGGATATCATGCCAGAAACCTATGGCATTATGGTCTATCAGGAAGACGTGATAAAAGTGGCACATATGTTCGCAGGGCTGTCCCTGGCCGAAGCAGACGTTCTGCGCAGAGGAATGTCAGGCAAGTTCAGGTCCAGAGAGGAGTTTCAGGAAGTGAGAGAACGATTCTTCAACAATTGTTGTGAAAAAGGCTACGATAAGAAACTGACTGAGGAAGTGTGGCATCAGATCGAAAGCTTTGCAGGCTATGCATTCTCCAAAGGGCATTCAGCCTCCTATGCCGTGGAGAGCTATCAAAGCCTATTTCTGAAGGCTTACTACCCTCTTGAGTATATGGTGGCCACGCTCAATAATGGTGGTGGATTCTACAAGCCTGAGCTCTATGCCCACGAAGCCAAAATGCATGGAGCTATTATTGAGGCCCCTTGTGTCAATAAAAGCGAGAACCAAACCACAATTGATGGAAAGACCATCACGATTGGGCTTGGGTCAGTGAAAGACCTGGAAGCGACCACCATCGAAAGGGTGCTGGGAAGTCGGCACAAAAAAGGACTCTTCCTGAGCCTGGAAGATCTTGTCAGCAGAACAGGCATTTCACTCGACCAATTGACACTTTTGCTAAGAGTAGGTGCGCTCCGTTATACAGGAAAAACCAAACAGCGGCTGCTATGGGAGTCGCATTATATGTTTGGCAAAATGGGTGGTGCCAAAAGTAAGATGCAAGAACAGCAGTTGTTCGGACTTCCCTCCATCAAGGACTTTGAGCTGCCTGCATTAACAGTTGATCCCTTGGACAATGCCTTTGATGAGCTGGATTTACTTGGTTATCCACTTTGTGATCCGTTCTTGTTATTGCGAGACATTCCGTTTGAGCCCGTAATGGCATCGCAGTTTCCAGCCTATCTTGGAAAAACTGTCACAATGCTGGGTTACCTCATTGCCACAAAAAACACCAGCACGCTCAAGGGCGATGCCATGCACTTTGGCACATTCATTGACCAGGAGGGCAATTTCATTGATACTACGCACTTCCCACAAGTTGCCAGGAAACATCCTTTTCGTGGCAAAGGGTTCTACAGGCTAACAGGAAAAGTGGTGGACGAATTTGGCTTCTATAGTCTGGAAGTGAGTGAAATGGAAAAGGAAGCTTTGCTTTCCAGCATCAAAATGCAAAACGCATAA